The Salinibacterium sp. M195 genome includes a window with the following:
- a CDS encoding biotin carboxylase N-terminal domain-containing protein: MIALFSAVVVANRGEISCRITRTLHSMGIRSIAVYTEHDRDAKHVQVADAAVLIDSYLSVESIVAAAHAVPGMNADAVHPGYGFLSENASLAEACAAAGITFIGPGVEALEIMGDKIASKKHVTERGVAVIPGIAEPGMTNDDLVAAAAEVGFPLLIKPSAGGGGKGMTIVREPDAVAGALDSARRVASAAFGDDTLFLERLVEKPRHIEVQVLADSHGTIIHLGERECSLQRRHQKIIEEAPSPLLDEATRQRIGEAACEVARSVSYIGAGTVEFLVSDNAPDEFFFMEMNTRLQVEHPVTEMVTGIDLVEWQVRIAAGEKLTVETPTLTGHSVEARIYSEDPANDFLPSAGQIVHLHEAADGSAASAGTTSVRVDSSLVQGGTVSANYDPMLAKVIAHGATRAEALHALDRALADTVILGVTTNIEFLRALLARDDVRAGELDTGLIERALAEIEFATPSPAVLAAAALSIHSHRWMPGSPWQQPSGWRVGQHRPARYRLECAGTVYEVLVAGPPSAADVTINGDTTPARLTSTGIEWGALSIRLAIETEGAHEHSTDGHTVWIAHDGTSWSLTSQGRAESLADHRATLARVAGVVDPELRSPMPGTVVAVAVANGDSVTAGQTVLTIEAMKMEHPVVATLDGVVDISLKPGDLVTRDQIVARIESPQASTEGETS, encoded by the coding sequence GTGATCGCCTTGTTCTCTGCTGTTGTGGTCGCCAATCGTGGCGAAATTTCCTGTCGCATCACGCGCACCCTGCACTCGATGGGCATTCGCTCGATCGCGGTGTACACCGAGCACGATCGTGACGCGAAGCACGTTCAAGTGGCGGATGCCGCCGTACTGATCGACAGCTACCTGTCGGTCGAATCGATTGTTGCTGCCGCCCATGCCGTTCCGGGCATGAATGCCGACGCGGTTCATCCAGGCTATGGCTTCCTCTCCGAAAACGCGTCCCTGGCCGAGGCCTGCGCCGCTGCCGGAATCACCTTTATCGGTCCGGGCGTCGAAGCGCTCGAGATCATGGGCGACAAGATCGCGTCGAAGAAGCACGTGACCGAGCGCGGCGTTGCCGTGATCCCGGGCATCGCTGAGCCGGGCATGACGAACGACGATCTTGTGGCTGCCGCCGCCGAGGTCGGGTTCCCGCTGCTGATCAAGCCATCCGCCGGTGGTGGCGGCAAGGGCATGACGATCGTGCGCGAGCCCGATGCTGTCGCCGGTGCGCTCGACTCTGCGCGTCGCGTGGCCAGTGCCGCGTTCGGCGATGACACTCTCTTCCTTGAGCGCCTCGTGGAGAAGCCCCGCCACATCGAGGTGCAGGTGCTGGCCGATAGCCACGGCACGATCATCCACTTGGGCGAACGCGAATGTTCGCTGCAGCGTCGCCACCAGAAGATCATCGAAGAAGCGCCATCGCCGCTGCTCGATGAGGCCACGCGGCAGCGCATCGGTGAAGCAGCGTGCGAGGTTGCGCGCAGCGTGAGCTACATCGGTGCCGGAACCGTCGAGTTCCTGGTCTCCGACAATGCGCCCGATGAGTTCTTCTTCATGGAAATGAACACGCGCCTGCAAGTGGAGCATCCCGTCACCGAAATGGTCACCGGCATCGACCTCGTGGAGTGGCAAGTGCGCATTGCTGCCGGCGAGAAGCTCACGGTGGAGACACCAACGCTCACCGGGCACTCGGTCGAGGCGCGCATCTATTCCGAGGATCCCGCCAACGACTTCTTGCCCTCCGCCGGTCAGATCGTGCACCTGCACGAGGCTGCCGACGGAAGTGCGGCCAGCGCAGGCACAACCAGCGTGCGCGTCGATAGTTCACTCGTTCAGGGCGGCACGGTGTCGGCAAACTACGACCCGATGCTCGCCAAGGTCATCGCCCACGGCGCTACCCGCGCCGAAGCCCTCCACGCCCTCGACCGTGCCCTCGCCGACACTGTCATCCTGGGCGTCACCACCAACATCGAATTCTTACGCGCCCTCCTCGCCCGCGACGACGTGCGCGCCGGCGAACTCGACACGGGCCTCATCGAGCGGGCCCTTGCCGAGATTGAGTTTGCGACGCCGAGCCCTGCCGTTCTCGCGGCGGCGGCTCTGAGCATCCATTCCCATCGGTGGATGCCGGGCTCACCCTGGCAGCAGCCAAGCGGTTGGCGTGTGGGGCAGCATCGCCCAGCCCGCTACCGTCTTGAGTGTGCGGGCACGGTGTACGAGGTTTTGGTTGCCGGCCCACCCAGCGCTGCGGACGTCACGATCAACGGCGACACCACCCCGGCACGCCTGACGAGTACCGGTATCGAGTGGGGTGCGTTGAGCATCCGTCTCGCTATTGAGACCGAGGGTGCGCACGAACATTCCACGGATGGTCACACGGTGTGGATTGCGCATGACGGCACTTCGTGGTCGTTGACTTCGCAGGGCCGCGCCGAGTCACTGGCCGATCACCGTGCGACGCTCGCCCGAGTCGCTGGCGTTGTTGACCCAGAGTTGCGTTCGCCCATGCCCGGCACCGTCGTCGCCGTTGCGGTGGCGAACGGAGACTCTGTGACTGCCGGTCAGACGGTGCTCACGATCGAAGCCATGAAGATGGAACACCCCGTTGTCGCGACCCTCGATGGGGTTGTCGACATCAGTTTGAAGCCTGGCGATCTGGTCACACGCGATCAGATCGTTGCCCGAATCGAATCGCCACAAGCGAGCACTGAAGGAGAAACCTCATGA